The sequence below is a genomic window from Lolium perenne isolate Kyuss_39 chromosome 4, Kyuss_2.0, whole genome shotgun sequence.
GGCTGCCCATGGGGGTTCAGGTGCGAGCCATGGAGGGGGCAGGTACGAGGACGAGGATGACTACAAGAAGAAGCCCAGTGGTGGTGGGAGGTATGAGGAGGATGATGAGTACAGGAAGAAGCCTAGCAGCGGTGGGGGAAGGTATGAGCAAGAAGATGACTACAAGAGGCCtcctagcggcggcggcggtggctatgGTGGGGGAAGGTATGAAGAAGATGATGAGTACAAGAAGAAGCCTAGTGCTGGTGGATATGGAGGTGGAGGAAGATACGAAGATGAGTACAAGAAGAAGCCAACCGGCAGCCATGGTGGAGGGAGGTATGAGGAAGAGGATGAGTACAAGAAGAAGCCTAGTGGGGGAAGGTATGAGGAGGATGACTACAAGAAGAAGCCTAGTGGAGGAAGGTATGAGGAAGATGACTACAAGAAGAAGCATAGTGGCGGAAGCCATGGAGGGAAGGACGAGTCGGAGGGCGGCAGCATTGGAGACTACCTGAAGCTTGCACAGGGCTTCATGAACAAGCAGGAAGGCGGGAAGAAGACCAGTggccatggaggaggaggagggtatGGGAAGGAGGACAATTACGAAGAGGATAGCAAGAAGAAACATGGGAGCGGAAAAGACGAGTCTGGCATGGGAGACTACCTGAAACTTGCGCAGGGGTTCATGAACAAGAAGGATGGCGAGGGAGGAAGCGGGGCTGCTATGGGGGACTACTTGAAGCTTGCAGAGGGCTTCATGAAGAAGCGTTGATTTACGACTGATCTTCACTGCATCATGATTGATGAGGGGCTTTGTGTTTGGTTAGTCCCTTGTCCTGTTTAACTTCTGTATGCTGTAGAATTTCCTCCGGTTTCCGCCCTAAAATGCAGCAAAACTGTATTGCTGCTGTTGTGTGCAATGTACTGCGTCCGAATGTGCCACTTGCTGTTTCGGGAGAATAAAAGATTGGATGTATAAACTTGTGTTGTTCATGCTGTGTAATAGTTCTGACCTGAAATAATCATTCTAGTGTTATGGTAATGGAAGTGTTGTATACATCTGGATATTTGTGTTAAAGAGTTTTTGGTTTGATCAGTAGACATTATTCAAATATAGCCATGCTGGGGTTCTGTCTTTGTATCTTATTATACTGAATCCTAATAGAGTGCTGTATATATCATACTGAACTAGACTGTTACTTAAAtctgaaataaataaaaaagtATGTATGAGGATCATAATAAATATATGTTGCATTACATTTTGCTGAATTCAGTTACTTTCAGCAAGTATTTTCACTTCGCTCGTCTCTGTAATCGATAGGTTGAACAACTGTTTGCCTATTGGTTTTTATC
It includes:
- the LOC127296556 gene encoding uncharacterized protein, producing MASYDGEDDSGRRRPAQQHRPSGGGSGDLAASAKLVAEAAKAALQDHNLGKVDKGRTAEAAADLLYAASLYGKLEGKPMGGYFDKAEDYLHKYGSKEGGSGGGKHQPAAHGGSGASHGGGRYEDEDDYKKKPSGGGRYEEDDEYRKKPSSGGGRYEQEDDYKRPPSGGGGGYGGGRYEEDDEYKKKPSAGGYGGGGRYEDEYKKKPTGSHGGGRYEEEDEYKKKPSGGRYEEDDYKKKPSGGRYEEDDYKKKHSGGSHGGKDESEGGSIGDYLKLAQGFMNKQEGGKKTSGHGGGGGYGKEDNYEEDSKKKHGSGKDESGMGDYLKLAQGFMNKKDGEGGSGAAMGDYLKLAEGFMKKR